One part of the Natronorubrum sediminis genome encodes these proteins:
- a CDS encoding AbrB/MazE/SpoVT family DNA-binding domain-containing protein — MTDDPDPSRWFPPALFAEQMQETGEQWAESQQELLETMMASSQSTPFDASSAIGPMTLGTATFKARVQSGGRISVPEPERDALDIEEGDIVQTIVVPVKRDREEDD; from the coding sequence ATGACGGACGACCCCGATCCATCGCGCTGGTTCCCGCCCGCACTGTTCGCTGAGCAGATGCAAGAAACTGGAGAACAGTGGGCCGAGTCCCAACAGGAGTTGCTCGAGACGATGATGGCTAGCAGTCAGTCGACACCGTTCGACGCGTCCTCGGCGATCGGACCGATGACGCTCGGTACGGCGACGTTCAAGGCTCGCGTCCAGAGCGGCGGCCGAATCAGCGTTCCCGAACCGGAACGAGACGCCCTCGACATCGAAGAGGGCGACATCGTTCAGACGATCGTGGTCCCCGTCAAACGCGACCGCGAGGAAGACGACTGA